CTATCGCGCTCACAGACAGTTCTACTAGTAAGAcagatatttattcattttagaaATCCGAAACATCTTTATATATTTTGGGATATGGAATCGACTGCGACACTTAAAGTAGTTCGAGGAGTATCTCTTCAGTTCGAAGACTCTATTCAATTTAACGCTTCATGGACACACAGGTAAAATACTCAATTTTGGTCATCGATATCATTGTTTTGTGCATTTTGTATTATTTCACTTGCTATATGTTCCAAAATAGCTGCGAAGCAttctaatttcaatgttttaacGTGTTTCACACTCTCACTCCGAACAGTTTTTCGCCATATTTTCTGTTGGTAGTCAACTGGCTATACTGTAGAAATTTGCCTTATTCTGACAAGAACAACTACTATTCTCCGTAGGTTTGAATTTTGAATGACAATGAAACTATGTATGATTATATCCTACAGGTAATTCTGTTTTTGTCAGAAAATTCATTAGAACGATACTACTCATTCCGTTTGATCACATGTCtcataatatgtatatattcttTCTACTCAAAAATTTCAGACGAGATTCAAGTTTCCACGCACCGTATGGAAATTATCACACGTTGACTCAAATTTTGGAAAGCAATAAACTTACACCTGAAGAGTTACTCAAAAAGAAAACGAAAACCGCCGTCGCCATTGTATCAAATTGTGCCATTACTCCGGGTGCTAAGACACGAATTAGATTATTACAAGAACTTGAGAAAATGGGATTTAATTTAGAAGGATATGGAGGTtgttttggaaataaaaattttcccaACCACGGTGATAAAAATTATCACGATGCGGTTCAAAAATACAAGTTTTATTTTGCCTTTGAAAATTCTTATCACTGTAAAGACTACATCACTGaaaaatttttcaacaacgCCCTAATGTCTAATGCTGTTCCAGTTGTCTGGGGACCCAAGAGAGAAGATTATGAAGCTATTGCTCCCCCCGGTTCTTTCATTCATGTGGACGATTTTTCATCTTTGAAAGAACTTGcgaattatattaaatatctTGACCGAAATGATACCGCATATTTAGAATATTTGAGGTGAGTGTTTATTTTATCAAGATATTTTTGAATCCTAATATACATGATAAAACACTCCAACGCTTCAATTTGTTAATATCTAATTATGAGCTACGGCGTTTCATAACATAGTTTAGTTTCTATTTGCCATAATCCTAACTGATGCTTTCGGTCTGTATTTTAAAATAGGCCAAATATTTGGTGACATCAATATTTTCCCAATCTTGCTTTTTTGTGTGATCCAATTGCAATTACGCATTTTCACCCACTATCCTGTTTGCAAGAACCACTTTTGCTATGAGCATCTTTGTCAAGCATGATTTGGTGATAAAACGAGCATTTGTATGTGTCCAACAAAGCATGTAAATGATAAGTTTACTTTCAGATGGCTGACCTTGAAACCAAGTGATATGCCACGATACGGACTTGAAGGAGGATGGTGCCACATTTGTCGAGCATTGCACGGGATAAATGTCGACGATATATATCATCCAAAATATGATCCGGCCAACCCTGAAAGGCCTTTGTTTACAAAAGGGTTAGCACCGCGAACGATAAAACCAAGTCTCAGCGGATGGTTCTATGGAGAAGAAAATCCAGAATGTTTCAATACGTAAATGAAATGAGTGATTGAAAATGGATTGTTCCTCATGTCAATTGCTATACGCTTACCTTTGTTACATGAGAGCAACCCACACCCTGGTACACTATTTATTCAAGTGTCCACCATCCAGCTGTTAGACGAGTATTCTTAACATCAACATGCTAAACAAAACTAGTGATTGATTTTCACTcaagaaaatatatatgaagCTGTACTCGTCAATTCATCCACTGTGTTATTCTTGCATGGTGCCCACGTTATTATGGGCACAAAGATCACTCGAGGCgttaacaaaaataatatatctgGGCTACAGTGAAACTGCCATTTTGTGTAACTATTCTTCTTGTGGCGTGAATCACTCCTTTCCTAAATATTGAAACTATCTTTTTGCAGTTGTTTTAGACTAAgtagtaaatatatatttaaattttctgcGATTGTTTGATTCTGTAAAATGTGAATCAGCAATCTATTATTTCCAGAAATTGAAAGCAATCTATTATTTCCAGAAATTGAACAATGAAACCTAGATTGTCCTTGGGCGAGATATTCGACGctgtaatttatttcttctgcTGTGTCGATGACTGAAGCTTCCTGTACCAAAAGTTAGTAAATGTAATTCAATGTAATTTTGATGGCCTCCCGAGTGAAAGACCTTGAAGACCGTGTCATCGATTGCACTGATGGTAGCTACGATCATCGGATTAGGGattattttgttgatttttatgAACGATACACAAAATTTCTAACGGTTAGGACGATTCCTATTTATTCTGAAGAtagttattttgtaacttgGTCATGTCCTGCTAAACTGTGTAGCGACAAAGAAGTTCGCCAGTTTTACAAGTTCTCTGCGATTAAAATACGAGTGTCGCTCTGGCGCCGAAAACCTCTGGCTCCTACATATCCGCATTTACGCGTATCTAATATTTGGCCCTTCAAAATTTACCAGGTAATCCATATTTCAATAGCCTGCTTCAACTGCACGCGTTCCTCGATGTATTAGCCATGTTCCACTGAGAGAAGGTTGGATATGGCCATTCATGCTAGGAAAGGTCCACTTCATATGCGGATAAAACTAAACGTTTCTGTTCATGTGCTGATTTTCATGACTGTAATTTGAAGCCATTCTAGGTGTCGTCGTCCATCAGCAGTGATTTTACAACTTGCTTTCTTCTATTTCTGTTCGTAAATTTATCGCGGTCGACTTGTGTAAATAAAATTCGGCAAGCTCATAATTCGATGTCTGAATACACAACTGGATTTAGTGCAATGTTGATTGTAAGAAACACGATGGCTGCAAGGACTTGTGTAGTATTGGGTCATCACTTCCTTAAGCAATTTAGGAAAGCTGGTTTGAGATGGGGGAAAAATATTTCTCCCGCCGATTTTTTGAAAGAGTAGTAATAAAGACCAAATGGgcatttaattaaatttaaattaagcAAATGTTACGTTTATATGAAAGTCTATTTTTGAGGCAGTCAATGATGAACTGACTAAAAACAGAAATGAGAATTGTACACCTAATTTGCCtaaacttttttaaatcttGAAATAATCGCGAAGAAAATATTTGGTTTATTCCGATTTAATATCTTGCTATGACTGAAAATCATTCACTGCGCCACTCTAAGAAATGTTCGGTAAATTTTACCGTCATTTTAggggtaaaaaattaaaaaataaggtCGGTAAACTGATTCACCGACAAATGTCGGTATTAATCACCGACATTGGAGGCGTGGCATTAGTCAATGTTGGGCGCGCACACTGGTAAAGAAGAGCAGCCAATCAGACGCTATATTTCAAACGCGTAATTTATCACGCGCGGTTTTTTGTTGCTTTACTCCTTAATTTGTCCGTTTGATTTGACGAATTCCAGACTTTTGGACTTCGATATTTGGTCAGCCGACATTTATATCTTGGTCGCTTTTGTTCTTACTGCAGTAATGCGTTGGCAGTATTTCTCTAAGCCTAAGGCAATGCATCTTGGATTCAATAATGTCAGTGCAGGTGTTGTGTTATTTAGTGCTGGTTATTAATGTATTGTTCAGTGTGATTATGGGGCAGTCTGGAAGTAGGGTAAGATCTATACCGTAccaattactgaattaatatatatatgaatacatacagacatatgtACTGCTGTACTGGCTACAACAGTCTGACAGTACAGTAGACTATACGGTACTGGTATAAGGTTGATTGGATGCAGATCCATGTTACGCCTGTCGATACTTAACACAGCCAGAGCTTAATTCGTATTACCaagtctgaatttttttttgtctgtaGACTGGCAAATGTCAGAATGTTGAAATGACAatacaatatctgaatatgcccTCTTTACAGCTCTAGACTTGAAATGTTAACATCTAATTACTGAATCAAGATAAACCGTCAAATTACCAACAGCTTTATGATGATCGCAAACCCAGACTGGACTACAGGGAACACATGAACAGGGGAAGGGGTGACGTTGCTCTACACCCAGAAACCGTGGCTTGAAGAATATGGCATTAGAATAAACAGGTATCAATGggtctccctaaaaccaggcacttgcgaattCAGGCACCATTTCAGGACCTAGGTAAAGCTAGCGGACACTTCCAGCAGACAGttaccaatttttccaaatttgaacccgCCATGTTCCACGACAGTTGTCGCGAATTCACTTAATTGCGGCTACATTGATGCAAAAAATTAGGCGATTCTCCCTTTTAGAAACTGACGACAGAcctgaaacataaaaaaaaaaaaaaatgattgaaacaacacattttttcctcggtaaaatgaattattgctcagaagctcatttatcgacaaaatctaaaatttaactgagttgaagcgtaatttatgcaagaaatatttttttctcatgcaattcattaatacagtgtatttgatgaagatatataaaacatatattaaattttaaaaaaattccaccatgcggaaagttgggaaataccccccaatttaaggaaaatttttaagaaatcgtcaataTAACTCAGTTaaaagcgtaatttatgcaggaaataatattttctcatccaattcaataatacagtgtatttgttggacaaatataaaatacatattgaaatttaaaaataatccaccgtgcggaaagtagggaaattcccctcaattgaagaaaaaaatataagaaatcgtcaatttgactcagttaaagcgtaatttaggtaagaatgaattttttctcatccaattcattaatgcagtgtgtttggtagACAAATATagaatacatattaaaatttaaaaaaaatccaccgtgcgcaaagtagggaaattccccccaattgaagaaaaaaatataagaaatcgtcaatttgactcagttaaagcgtaatttaggcaAGAAGgatttttttctcatccaattcattaatgcagtgtgtttggtggacaaatataaaatacctattagaatttaaaaaaaatccaccgtgcggaaagtagggtaATTCCCcccaattaaagaaaaaaatataaaaaattgtcaatttaactcaggtaaagcgtaatttaggtaagaaagaattttttctcatcccattcattaatgcagtgtgtttggtggacaaatataaaatacatattgaaatttaaaaaaaatccaccatgcggaaagtagggaaattccccccaattaaagaaaaaaatataaaaaattgtcaatttaactcaggtaaagcgtaatttaggtaagaaggaattttttctcacccaattcattaatgcagtgtgtttggtggacaaatataaaatacatatcaagatttaaaaaaaaatccaccgtgcggaaagtagggaaattccccctaattaaagaaaaaaatataagaaatcgtcaatttaacacagttaaagcgtaatttagataggaaggaattttttcCCATCCCATTCATTGATACAGTATATTtggtgaatatatataaaacacatagtaaatttaaaaaaaattccaccgtGCGGAAAATAGGGAAATTctcccaatttgatgaaaatatttaagaaatagtCTAATTAACTTacttaaagcgtaatttatgcaagaaagaatattttctcatccaattcattgatacagtgtatttggtggacaagtataaaatacatattaaaatttaaaaaaaatccaccgtgcggaaagtagggaaattcggtactcccgaaataTGAGCACAAAGATGACGCACCACCTGAAAATAgtaggtgtaccaggataggtttAGCTTTAGAATCCAGATTGTACGCTTTCGGGAGCGCAGGAAATACCCcatttatgcaagaaataattttttctcatcctaTTCATTAATACAGGGTATTTGATAAAGATGTATAAAACacatattgaatttaaaaaaaattctatcatGCGGAAAGTTGGGAAATACCCCCCAATTTAAGAAAAAGttttaagaaatcgtcaatttaactcagttaaaacgtaatttatgcaggaaagaatattttctcatccaattcattgataCAGTGTAtgtggtggacaaatataaaatacatattgaaatttaaaaaaaatccaccgtgcggaaagtagggaaattccccccaattaaagaaaaaaatataaaaaattgtcaatttaactcaggtaaagcgtaatttaggtgagaaggaattttttctcatccaattcattaatgcagtgtgtttggtggacaagtataaaatacatattaaaatttaaaaaaaattccaccgtgcggaaagtagggaaatccGGCGCTCCCGAAATATGAGCACAAAGATGACGCACCACCTGAAAATAgtaggtgtaccaggataggtttagctttagaatctagattgtacgctttcgggagcgcagggaataccccatttatgcaagaaataattttttctcatcctaTTCATTACAAGTCAATAATGAACTGTGACATCATAAACATGTCTGGCGAgaaatgaaatttgataattcaagtttatttattttttccaaccagtaaaaaataaataaataacacaggcacaaattacaagaaaataGTACACAGTTTTATtagggaagggaagtcgcggggaatcAAGAATGGTTCGAACACCGACAACCGAAGTACTACTGTTATTATTGAATGAACAATGAATAAGGTGAACAATAAACACAATGAATAAGGGGAACActaaacacaataaaaaaagtGAACACTAAAAACAAATACGTTAcggccagcggttcccaaactatgggtcacgacccactggtgggttgcaaaaggaatcttagtgggtcgtgaaaagatgtagaaagatATGATTAATTATATACtgtatactggttattaggatcggtagTGACTCGAGTACGTAAATCTtcgaaaaaacaaaagaaattaaatcaaatttaaattctaatatGTGAAAGTTTCcgttttacgatcttctcaaaggaacaaaaatatGCTACAcaatgtggcttttttacgcatagcagttttgtacactgtacagcacttcttaccgtgttttcccgaaatttagacaggatttagatttattttcttttgaagaataacactatgtttttttttttggaagaggtcttttgtgttcatttatcaaaaataaaattacattgtagaaaatcacgagatttttttaataaactttatataaaaaccgacatccattccGACATGCAattctttttataatttgaatgttAGACGGCTGTTTTTCTAATTGGGCACTAGTTGCAGAATTTGTTATTATATGAGGGAAATTATTATCAAAGTTATTTGAGATTTGGGCAAAAAGGTATAGTGCATGGACATAGcagcaatacaaaaataatataactTGAATACCTAATGAAATAAACGTTTATTTCTAATGCAAATCAAATGTACCGCGatgacaaaattatatgaattaTGAAATACAATTCCATTGCTATTAATGCTCGTCgaatattgaaaaagaaatcataaatattttacgtattaaattaaaaagatCATAAGATCTTCGTGTCAGTCCAAGAAGTTTAAACAATGAATCAGGAACCACCAGGACGAAGACACATCATTTATCACATCCTTTGACTTGAATGAGATTTTTACATTCCGTATTTCGATGTTAGTATTGACTCGTGAATACATCATATAGAATTCACACTGGTGTTCAAAAAC
This is a stretch of genomic DNA from Styela clava chromosome 2, kaStyClav1.hap1.2, whole genome shotgun sequence. It encodes these proteins:
- the LOC120335441 gene encoding 4-galactosyl-N-acetylglucosaminide 3-alpha-L-fucosyltransferase 9-like, yielding MENEYNSTSLSIRCKIAVIIVTIFVLLEITTVSHWENKNLKYSPWNLNHQFWKSVYMGINPINISDIVLYNQRTAGLLSEKDKDELKIRLANATDKKVILVWIPGFGVKGAVSIDAVKCGNCEVTYDRDKLNDESTAAVIMHFDAIRPGNVPTTRNPKHLYIFWDMESTATLKVVRGVSLQFEDSIQFNASWTHRRDSSFHAPYGNYHTLTQILESNKLTPEELLKKKTKTAVAIVSNCAITPGAKTRIRLLQELEKMGFNLEGYGGCFGNKNFPNHGDKNYHDAVQKYKFYFAFENSYHCKDYITEKFFNNALMSNAVPVVWGPKREDYEAIAPPGSFIHVDDFSSLKELANYIKYLDRNDTAYLEYLRWLTLKPSDMPRYGLEGGWCHICRALHGINVDDIYHPKYDPANPERPLFTKGLAPRTIKPSLSGWFYGEENPECFNT